The window AAGAACTGGGTCATGTCCACGATCAGGTCGCGGATCACGGGCAGCCCGGGCAGGGGGCGCAGCACGATGGGCTGCGGCAGGCTGTCGATGTCGGTGAGGCACGCGAGACGGTTCTTGCCGTTGACGTTCATTGCGTCGGAACCGCAAACGCCTTCGCGGCAGGAACGGCGGAAGGACAGCGAATCGTCCTTCGACTTCAGGCGAACCAACGCGTCGAGCAGCTTCTTGTCCGACGGCTCCAGTTCGAGAGTGTAGTCCTGCATGTACGGCTTGTCGTCCTTGTCCGGATCGTAGCGGTACATCTTCAATTGAATGGTGCGCTTGCTCATTTCAATATTTCTCCCGCGCTCAATAGGTGCGCTTTGCGAGCGCAATCGGGTCCACATCCTGCGACAACGGCTGCATCGTCACCGGCTTGTATTCGAGCCGGTTTCCGTCTCTGAACCACAAGGTGTGCTTGAGCCATTCATTGTCATTGCGGCCGTTGGGGAATTCCGCCGTATCCGGGGCGTCGTCGCGCACGTGGGCGCCGCGGGATTCCTTCCGCGCCTCGGCCGACACCATGGTCGCCTTCGCGACTTCGATCAGGTTGTCGAGTTCGAGCGCTTCGGTGCGTGCAGTATTCCAGACCTTCGACTTGTCCTTGATCTCGGTGCGCTTCGAGCGTTCGGCCACGTCGAGGATGGCGGCGGCGCCTTCCTTCAGCAGCTTGTCGAAACGGAACACGCCCGCGTGCTTCTGCATCGTGCGACGCATTTCGAGGCCCACATCGAACACGCTTTCGCCATTGGTCTGCCCCTCGAGGCGCGCCAGACGCGCGAGCGAGACATCGGCGGCGTCGGCCGGCAGCGGCTTGAGGCTGAGGTTGCCACTGCTCAGATCCTCGACGACCGACTCGCCGGCCGATTTACCGAACACCAGCAGGTCGAGCAGCGAGTTGGTGCCGAGACGGTTGGCGCCGTGCACCGATGCGCAGGCACATTCGCCCGCCGCGTAGAAGCCGGTGACCGGGGCGTTCGGGTTGCCGTTCTTCGGCGCGACGACCTGGCCCTTGTAGTTGGTCGGGATGCCACCCATCTGGTAATGCGCCGTCGGCACGACCGGGATGGGCGCCTTGATCGGGTCCACGCCGGCAAACTGGATCGAGATTTCGCGAATGCCGGGCAGGCGCTTCATGATCGTTTCGGGCGACAGGTGCGTGATGTCCAGCAGCACGTGATCCTTGTCGGGTCCGCAGCCGCGGCCCTCGTTGATCTCGGTGACCATCGAACGCGAAACGACGTCGCGCGACGCGAGGTCCTTCAGGTTCGGCGCATAACGCTCCATGAAGCGCTCGCCGGACCCGTTGCGCAGGATTCCGCCTTCACCGCGCACGCCTTCGGTGATCAGCACTCCCGCGCCGAACACACCGGTCGGGTGGAATTGCCAGAATTCCATGTCCTCGAGCGGAACGCCGGCGCGCGCCGCCATCCCCAGACCGTCGCCGGTATTGATGAACGCGTTCGTCGAGCTGTGGAAGATGCGGCCCGCACCACCGGTCGCGAAGATCGTCGCCTTGGCATGGAAGATCGAGACTTCGCCCGTTTCCATTTCCAGCGCGGTCACGCCCAGGACGTCGCCGTCCGCGTTGCGGATCAGGTCGAGCGCCATCCACTCCACGAAGAACTGCGTATTGGCGCGGACGTTGCGCTGATACAGCGCATGCAGCATCGCGTGGCCCGTGCGGTCGGCCGCGGCACAGGAGCGCGAAACCGGCGACTTGCCGTAGTTCTGCGAGTGGCCGCCGAACGGACGCTGATAGATCTTGCCGTTGTCGGTGCGGTCGAACGGCATGCCGTAATGCTCGAGCTCGACGACAACCTCGTTCGCCTTGCGGCACATGAATTCGATGGCATCCTGGTCGCCCAGCCAGTCCGACCCCTTGACGGTGTCGTACATGTGCCAGTGCCAGTTGTCCTCGGTGGAGTTCCCGAGCGACGCCGCGACGCCACCCTGGGCTGCCACGGTGTGCGAACGGGTCGGGAAGACCTTGGTCAGCACGGCCGTCTTCAGGCCGGCTTCGGAAAGTTGCAGGGCCGCACGCAGGCCGGCACCGCCGGCGCCAACGATAACTGCGTCAAAAGTACGCTTAGCGACAGTCACGCTCACAGCCTCCAAAGAATCTGGGCAGCCCAGCCGGCGTAGCCGACGAGCACGAAGATCGTTACAAGATGCAGCGCCAGGCGGACACCGACCGGCTTGA is drawn from Azoarcus sp. DN11 and contains these coding sequences:
- the sdhA gene encoding succinate dehydrogenase flavoprotein subunit is translated as MTVAKRTFDAVIVGAGGAGLRAALQLSEAGLKTAVLTKVFPTRSHTVAAQGGVAASLGNSTEDNWHWHMYDTVKGSDWLGDQDAIEFMCRKANEVVVELEHYGMPFDRTDNGKIYQRPFGGHSQNYGKSPVSRSCAAADRTGHAMLHALYQRNVRANTQFFVEWMALDLIRNADGDVLGVTALEMETGEVSIFHAKATIFATGGAGRIFHSSTNAFINTGDGLGMAARAGVPLEDMEFWQFHPTGVFGAGVLITEGVRGEGGILRNGSGERFMERYAPNLKDLASRDVVSRSMVTEINEGRGCGPDKDHVLLDITHLSPETIMKRLPGIREISIQFAGVDPIKAPIPVVPTAHYQMGGIPTNYKGQVVAPKNGNPNAPVTGFYAAGECACASVHGANRLGTNSLLDLLVFGKSAGESVVEDLSSGNLSLKPLPADAADVSLARLARLEGQTNGESVFDVGLEMRRTMQKHAGVFRFDKLLKEGAAAILDVAERSKRTEIKDKSKVWNTARTEALELDNLIEVAKATMVSAEARKESRGAHVRDDAPDTAEFPNGRNDNEWLKHTLWFRDGNRLEYKPVTMQPLSQDVDPIALAKRTY